The proteins below come from a single Vanacampus margaritifer isolate UIUO_Vmar chromosome 10, RoL_Vmar_1.0, whole genome shotgun sequence genomic window:
- the rxfp1 gene encoding relaxin receptor 1 isoform X2 encodes MMVMIVFPAGCSRGVAQVYMLLVVAYAVSAANLTEEATTSCPLGFFPCGNLSMCLPQVLHCNGADDCGNQADEENCGDNNGWPHLFDKYFGMPSHNGRTKSNVCLLGLIPDLCQCRDLELDCDGAQLRDVPVVAVNVTMMSLQRNHLRKLKANTFFIYQSLQKLYLQHNEIEDVSPAAFRGLYNLTRLYLNYNRISVLMPGVFKDLHKLEWLILENNNIHHISSKAFTGLNSLVLLALLNNTLTKLDDICREMARLNWLDLEGNLIETLENVSFYSCSMLTVLVLQRNRISHIHEQAFSVLQKLGELDLSSNRLMTIPPNLFVLLGDLLQLNISYNPIRELQVDHFDKLHKLKSLSIEGIEIANIQRRMFEPLKYLTHIYFKKFQYCGYAPHVRSCKPNTDGISSFEDLLANIVLRVFVWVVSATTCFGNIFVICMRSYIRSENKLHAMCIISLCCADGLMGIYLFMIGSYDLKFRGEYNRHAQAWMDSGQCQVIGSLAMLSTEVSVLLLTYLTLEKYICIVYPFRYLTPGWRRTVTVLLGIWMFGFMVAFLPLAFKGLFRNFYGTNGVCFPLHSEQPETLWAHVYSIAIFLGLNLVAFLIIVLAYASMFYNIQRTGTQTTKYSNHIKKEVTIAKRFFSIVITDSLCWIPIFILKILSLLQVEIPGTITSWVVIFILPINSALNPILYTLTTRPFKETLTQVWANYRQRRPAVASHPIHQPSLTWQEMWPLHDSSPAVGGRRDGADAPPSKVNLHT; translated from the exons GAGATAACAATGGATGGCCGCACCTCTTTGACAAATACTTCGGCATGCCGAGCCACAACGGCAGAACAAAGTCCAACGTGTGCT TACTTGGCCTGATTCCTGACCTGTGCCAGTGTCGGGACCTGGAGCTGGACTGTGATGGGGCGCAGCTCCGTGACGTGCCGGTGGTGGCTGTGAACGTCACCATGAT GTCCTTGCAGAGGAACCATCTGCGGAAGCTGAAAGCAAACACCTTCTTCATCTATCAGAGCCTGCAGAAACT aTACCTGCAACACAACGAGATCGAAGACGTGAGTCCGGCTGCTTTCAGAGGACTGTACAATCTTACCAGGCT ATATCTGAACTACAACAGAATTTCCGTGCTGATGCCTGGTGTGTTCAAGGACCTGCACAAGCTGGAGTGGTT GATTTTGGAGAACAATAACATCCATCACATCTCGTCCAAAGCCTTTACAGGACTGAACTCGTTGGTTTtgct GGCCCTGTTGAACAACACTCTGACAAAACTTGATGACATCTGTCGCGAGATGGCCAGGCTCAACTGGCT GGATTTGGAGGGAAATCTGATCGAGACCTTGGAGAATGTGTCGTTCTACTCGTGCAGTATGCTGACAGTCTT ggtTCTTCAACGCAACCGGATTAGCCACATACACGAGCAAGCCTTCTCAGTCCTCCAAAAGCTTGGAGAATT ggATCTCTCTAGCAACAGACTGATGACGATCCCACCTAATCTCTTCGTCCTTCTAGGGGATTTGCTTCAACT aaACATTTCGTACAATCCCATCAGAGAGCTGCAGGTGGACCATTTTGACAAGCTGCATAAGCTGAAGTCATT GAGCATTGAGGGCATCGAAATTGCCAACATCCAGCGGCGGATGTTCGAGCCGCTGAAATACTTGACCCACAT CTACTTCAAAAAGTTCCAGTACTGCGGCTACGCGCCTCACGTGCGCAGCTGCAAGCCCAACACCGACGGCATCTCGTCCTTCGAGGACCTGCTGGCCAACATCGTGCTGAGGGTCTTCGTCTGGGTGGTCTCGGCCACCACGTGCTTCGGCAACATCTTCGTCATCTGCATGCGCTCGTACATCCGCTCGGAGAACAAGCTGCACGCCATGTgcatcatttccctctgct GCGCAGACGGGTTGATGGGCATCTACTTATTCATGATCGGGTCGTACGACCTGAAGTTCCGCGGCGAGTACAACCGGCACGCCCAAGCCTGGATGGACAGCGGCCAGTGCCAGGTGATCGGCTCCCTGGCCATGCTGTCCACCGAGGTGTCGGTCCTGCTGCTCACCTACCTGACGCTGGAGAAGTACATCTGCATCGTGTACCCCTTCCGCTACCTGACGCCGGGTTGGCGCCGCACCGTGACGGTGCTCCTGGGTATCTGGATGTTCGGCTTCATGGTGGCCTTCCTTCCCCTGGCCTTCAAGGGGCTCTTCCGGAACTTCTACGGAACCAACGGCGTGTGCTTCCCGCTGCACTCGGAGCAGCCCGAGACGCTCTGGGCGCACGTTTACTCCATTGCCATCTTTCTGG GTCTGAACCTGGTGGCGTTCCTGATCATCGTGCTGGCATACGCAAGCATGTTCTACAACATCCAGCGCACGGGTACGCAGACCACCAAGTACAGCAATCACATCAAGAAGGAGGTGACCATCGCCAAACGCTTCTTCTCCATCGTCATCACAGACTCGCTTTGCTGGATCCCTATTTTCATACTCAAGATCCTGTCGCTGCTGCAGGTGGAGATTCCCG GCACAATTACCTCGTGGGTGGTCATATTCATCCTGCCCATCAACAGCGCCCTCAACCCCATCCTTTACACGCTGACCACCCGCCCCTTCAAGGAAACCCTGACGCAAGTGTGGGCCAACTACAGGCAGCGGAGGCCGGCGGTGGCCAGCCACCCCATCCATCAGCCCTCGCTCACCTGGCAGGAAATGTGGCCCCTGCATGACTCCAGCCCGGCGGTGGGGGGCCGCCGAGACGGCGCTGACGCACCCCCCTCCAAG GTCAACTTACATACGTGA
- the rxfp1 gene encoding relaxin receptor 1 isoform X1, which yields MMVMIVFPAGCSRGVAQVYMLLVVAYAVSAANLTEEATTSCPLGFFPCGNLSMCLPQVLHCNGADDCGNQADEENCGDNNGWPHLFDKYFGMPSHNGRTKSNVCLLGLIPDLCQCRDLELDCDGAQLRDVPVVAVNVTMMSLQRNHLRKLKANTFFIYQSLQKLYLQHNEIEDVSPAAFRGLYNLTRLYLNYNRISVLMPGVFKDLHKLEWLILENNNIHHISSKAFTGLNSLVLLALLNNTLTKLDDICREMARLNWLDLEGNLIETLENVSFYSCSMLTVLVLQRNRISHIHEQAFSVLQKLGELDLSSNRLMTIPPNLFVLLGDLLQLNISYNPIRELQVDHFDKLHKLKSLSIEGIEIANIQRRMFEPLKYLTHIYFKKFQYCGYAPHVRSCKPNTDGISSFEDLLANIVLRVFVWVVSATTCFGNIFVICMRSYIRSENKLHAMCIISLCCADGLMGIYLFMIGSYDLKFRGEYNRHAQAWMDSGQCQVIGSLAMLSTEVSVLLLTYLTLEKYICIVYPFRYLTPGWRRTVTVLLGIWMFGFMVAFLPLAFKGLFRNFYGTNGVCFPLHSEQPETLWAHVYSIAIFLGLNLVAFLIIVLAYASMFYNIQRTGTQTTKYSNHIKKEVTIAKRFFSIVITDSLCWIPIFILKILSLLQVEIPGTITSWVVIFILPINSALNPILYTLTTRPFKETLTQVWANYRQRRPAVASHPIHQPSLTWQEMWPLHDSSPAVGGRRDGADAPPSKVANLAENDNGGPM from the exons GAGATAACAATGGATGGCCGCACCTCTTTGACAAATACTTCGGCATGCCGAGCCACAACGGCAGAACAAAGTCCAACGTGTGCT TACTTGGCCTGATTCCTGACCTGTGCCAGTGTCGGGACCTGGAGCTGGACTGTGATGGGGCGCAGCTCCGTGACGTGCCGGTGGTGGCTGTGAACGTCACCATGAT GTCCTTGCAGAGGAACCATCTGCGGAAGCTGAAAGCAAACACCTTCTTCATCTATCAGAGCCTGCAGAAACT aTACCTGCAACACAACGAGATCGAAGACGTGAGTCCGGCTGCTTTCAGAGGACTGTACAATCTTACCAGGCT ATATCTGAACTACAACAGAATTTCCGTGCTGATGCCTGGTGTGTTCAAGGACCTGCACAAGCTGGAGTGGTT GATTTTGGAGAACAATAACATCCATCACATCTCGTCCAAAGCCTTTACAGGACTGAACTCGTTGGTTTtgct GGCCCTGTTGAACAACACTCTGACAAAACTTGATGACATCTGTCGCGAGATGGCCAGGCTCAACTGGCT GGATTTGGAGGGAAATCTGATCGAGACCTTGGAGAATGTGTCGTTCTACTCGTGCAGTATGCTGACAGTCTT ggtTCTTCAACGCAACCGGATTAGCCACATACACGAGCAAGCCTTCTCAGTCCTCCAAAAGCTTGGAGAATT ggATCTCTCTAGCAACAGACTGATGACGATCCCACCTAATCTCTTCGTCCTTCTAGGGGATTTGCTTCAACT aaACATTTCGTACAATCCCATCAGAGAGCTGCAGGTGGACCATTTTGACAAGCTGCATAAGCTGAAGTCATT GAGCATTGAGGGCATCGAAATTGCCAACATCCAGCGGCGGATGTTCGAGCCGCTGAAATACTTGACCCACAT CTACTTCAAAAAGTTCCAGTACTGCGGCTACGCGCCTCACGTGCGCAGCTGCAAGCCCAACACCGACGGCATCTCGTCCTTCGAGGACCTGCTGGCCAACATCGTGCTGAGGGTCTTCGTCTGGGTGGTCTCGGCCACCACGTGCTTCGGCAACATCTTCGTCATCTGCATGCGCTCGTACATCCGCTCGGAGAACAAGCTGCACGCCATGTgcatcatttccctctgct GCGCAGACGGGTTGATGGGCATCTACTTATTCATGATCGGGTCGTACGACCTGAAGTTCCGCGGCGAGTACAACCGGCACGCCCAAGCCTGGATGGACAGCGGCCAGTGCCAGGTGATCGGCTCCCTGGCCATGCTGTCCACCGAGGTGTCGGTCCTGCTGCTCACCTACCTGACGCTGGAGAAGTACATCTGCATCGTGTACCCCTTCCGCTACCTGACGCCGGGTTGGCGCCGCACCGTGACGGTGCTCCTGGGTATCTGGATGTTCGGCTTCATGGTGGCCTTCCTTCCCCTGGCCTTCAAGGGGCTCTTCCGGAACTTCTACGGAACCAACGGCGTGTGCTTCCCGCTGCACTCGGAGCAGCCCGAGACGCTCTGGGCGCACGTTTACTCCATTGCCATCTTTCTGG GTCTGAACCTGGTGGCGTTCCTGATCATCGTGCTGGCATACGCAAGCATGTTCTACAACATCCAGCGCACGGGTACGCAGACCACCAAGTACAGCAATCACATCAAGAAGGAGGTGACCATCGCCAAACGCTTCTTCTCCATCGTCATCACAGACTCGCTTTGCTGGATCCCTATTTTCATACTCAAGATCCTGTCGCTGCTGCAGGTGGAGATTCCCG GCACAATTACCTCGTGGGTGGTCATATTCATCCTGCCCATCAACAGCGCCCTCAACCCCATCCTTTACACGCTGACCACCCGCCCCTTCAAGGAAACCCTGACGCAAGTGTGGGCCAACTACAGGCAGCGGAGGCCGGCGGTGGCCAGCCACCCCATCCATCAGCCCTCGCTCACCTGGCAGGAAATGTGGCCCCTGCATGACTCCAGCCCGGCGGTGGGGGGCCGCCGAGACGGCGCTGACGCACCCCCCTCCAAGGTAGCCAACCTCGCGGAAAATGACAACGGTGGTCCCATGTGA
- the rxfp1 gene encoding relaxin receptor 1 isoform X4, whose product MPSHNGRTKSNVCLLGLIPDLCQCRDLELDCDGAQLRDVPVVAVNVTMMSLQRNHLRKLKANTFFIYQSLQKLYLQHNEIEDVSPAAFRGLYNLTRLYLNYNRISVLMPGVFKDLHKLEWLILENNNIHHISSKAFTGLNSLVLLALLNNTLTKLDDICREMARLNWLDLEGNLIETLENVSFYSCSMLTVLVLQRNRISHIHEQAFSVLQKLGELDLSSNRLMTIPPNLFVLLGDLLQLNISYNPIRELQVDHFDKLHKLKSLSIEGIEIANIQRRMFEPLKYLTHIYFKKFQYCGYAPHVRSCKPNTDGISSFEDLLANIVLRVFVWVVSATTCFGNIFVICMRSYIRSENKLHAMCIISLCCADGLMGIYLFMIGSYDLKFRGEYNRHAQAWMDSGQCQVIGSLAMLSTEVSVLLLTYLTLEKYICIVYPFRYLTPGWRRTVTVLLGIWMFGFMVAFLPLAFKGLFRNFYGTNGVCFPLHSEQPETLWAHVYSIAIFLGLNLVAFLIIVLAYASMFYNIQRTGTQTTKYSNHIKKEVTIAKRFFSIVITDSLCWIPIFILKILSLLQVEIPGTITSWVVIFILPINSALNPILYTLTTRPFKETLTQVWANYRQRRPAVASHPIHQPSLTWQEMWPLHDSSPAVGGRRDGADAPPSKVANLAENDNGGPM is encoded by the exons ATGCCGAGCCACAACGGCAGAACAAAGTCCAACGTGTGCT TACTTGGCCTGATTCCTGACCTGTGCCAGTGTCGGGACCTGGAGCTGGACTGTGATGGGGCGCAGCTCCGTGACGTGCCGGTGGTGGCTGTGAACGTCACCATGAT GTCCTTGCAGAGGAACCATCTGCGGAAGCTGAAAGCAAACACCTTCTTCATCTATCAGAGCCTGCAGAAACT aTACCTGCAACACAACGAGATCGAAGACGTGAGTCCGGCTGCTTTCAGAGGACTGTACAATCTTACCAGGCT ATATCTGAACTACAACAGAATTTCCGTGCTGATGCCTGGTGTGTTCAAGGACCTGCACAAGCTGGAGTGGTT GATTTTGGAGAACAATAACATCCATCACATCTCGTCCAAAGCCTTTACAGGACTGAACTCGTTGGTTTtgct GGCCCTGTTGAACAACACTCTGACAAAACTTGATGACATCTGTCGCGAGATGGCCAGGCTCAACTGGCT GGATTTGGAGGGAAATCTGATCGAGACCTTGGAGAATGTGTCGTTCTACTCGTGCAGTATGCTGACAGTCTT ggtTCTTCAACGCAACCGGATTAGCCACATACACGAGCAAGCCTTCTCAGTCCTCCAAAAGCTTGGAGAATT ggATCTCTCTAGCAACAGACTGATGACGATCCCACCTAATCTCTTCGTCCTTCTAGGGGATTTGCTTCAACT aaACATTTCGTACAATCCCATCAGAGAGCTGCAGGTGGACCATTTTGACAAGCTGCATAAGCTGAAGTCATT GAGCATTGAGGGCATCGAAATTGCCAACATCCAGCGGCGGATGTTCGAGCCGCTGAAATACTTGACCCACAT CTACTTCAAAAAGTTCCAGTACTGCGGCTACGCGCCTCACGTGCGCAGCTGCAAGCCCAACACCGACGGCATCTCGTCCTTCGAGGACCTGCTGGCCAACATCGTGCTGAGGGTCTTCGTCTGGGTGGTCTCGGCCACCACGTGCTTCGGCAACATCTTCGTCATCTGCATGCGCTCGTACATCCGCTCGGAGAACAAGCTGCACGCCATGTgcatcatttccctctgct GCGCAGACGGGTTGATGGGCATCTACTTATTCATGATCGGGTCGTACGACCTGAAGTTCCGCGGCGAGTACAACCGGCACGCCCAAGCCTGGATGGACAGCGGCCAGTGCCAGGTGATCGGCTCCCTGGCCATGCTGTCCACCGAGGTGTCGGTCCTGCTGCTCACCTACCTGACGCTGGAGAAGTACATCTGCATCGTGTACCCCTTCCGCTACCTGACGCCGGGTTGGCGCCGCACCGTGACGGTGCTCCTGGGTATCTGGATGTTCGGCTTCATGGTGGCCTTCCTTCCCCTGGCCTTCAAGGGGCTCTTCCGGAACTTCTACGGAACCAACGGCGTGTGCTTCCCGCTGCACTCGGAGCAGCCCGAGACGCTCTGGGCGCACGTTTACTCCATTGCCATCTTTCTGG GTCTGAACCTGGTGGCGTTCCTGATCATCGTGCTGGCATACGCAAGCATGTTCTACAACATCCAGCGCACGGGTACGCAGACCACCAAGTACAGCAATCACATCAAGAAGGAGGTGACCATCGCCAAACGCTTCTTCTCCATCGTCATCACAGACTCGCTTTGCTGGATCCCTATTTTCATACTCAAGATCCTGTCGCTGCTGCAGGTGGAGATTCCCG GCACAATTACCTCGTGGGTGGTCATATTCATCCTGCCCATCAACAGCGCCCTCAACCCCATCCTTTACACGCTGACCACCCGCCCCTTCAAGGAAACCCTGACGCAAGTGTGGGCCAACTACAGGCAGCGGAGGCCGGCGGTGGCCAGCCACCCCATCCATCAGCCCTCGCTCACCTGGCAGGAAATGTGGCCCCTGCATGACTCCAGCCCGGCGGTGGGGGGCCGCCGAGACGGCGCTGACGCACCCCCCTCCAAGGTAGCCAACCTCGCGGAAAATGACAACGGTGGTCCCATGTGA